CCACAACCGTGTGGAAGGTAAGCAGGAGTACACCAGCCTGCTGTACATTCCGGCCCAGGCGCCGTGGGACATGTGGAACCGCGATCACAAGCACGGCCTGAAGCTGTACGTGCAGCGTGTTTTCATCATGGATGACGCCGAGCAGTTTATGCCGAACTACCTGCGCTTTGTGAAGGGGCTGATCGACTCCAACGATCTGCCGCTGAACGTCTCCCGTGAGATCCTGCAGGACAGCCGCATCACGCAGACCCTGCGCAGCGCGCTGACTAAGCGCTCCCTGCAGATGCTGGAGAAAGTGGCGAAGGATGACGAAGAGAAGTATCAGAAATTCTGGCAGCAGTTCGGCCTGGCCCTGAAAGAAGGCCCGGCGGAAGACAGCGCCAACATCGAAACCATCGCGAAACTGCTGCGCTTTGCCTCAACCAGCAGCGAAGGCCCGGCGCAGACCGTGTCGCTGGAAGACTACATCAGCCGCATGGTGGAAGGTCAGGAGAAGATCTACTTCATCACTGCCGACAGCTATGCCGCCGCGAAGAGCAGCCCGCACCTTGAGCTGTTCCGTAAAAAAGGCATTGAAGTGCTGCTGCTCTCCGATCGCATCGACGAATGGATGATGAGCTACCTGACCGAGTTCGACGGCAAGCCGTTCCAGTCCGTCAGCAAAGCCGACGATGCACTGAGCAAACTGGCCGACGAAGAGACCGAAGAGCAGAAGGAAGCCGAGAAGGCGCTGGAACCGTTTGTTGAGCGCGTGAAAACGCTGCTGGGCGAGCGCGTGAAAGAGGTGCGTCTGACTCACCGTCTGACCGATACCCCGGCCATCGTGACCACCGACGCCAACGAAATGAGCACCCAGATGGCCAAGCTGTTTGCCGCTGCGGGCCAGGACGTGCCGGACGTGAAGTACCTGTTTGAGCTGAACCCGGATCACGCGCTGGTTAAACGCGCTGCCGATACGCAGGACGAAGCGCGCTTCGCCGAGTGGATCGAGCTGCTGCTGGATCAGGCGCTGCTGGCCGAGAAGGGATCGCTGGACGATCCAAACCAGTTTATCCGCCGTATGAACCAGCTGCTGCTGGGCTAACCATCGGGCGTATCAACGCATAAGGGGCCAGATAATCTGGCCCCTTTTTTTTGCCTCTAAAACCCGGTCTGCTCAGACACCACCCGAGGCCTCTTCCAGCAGCCAGCGGCGGAACAGGGCGATTTCCTGCTCCTCGCGTCGGGTTTCTTTCACCATCATCCAGGTGGCGCGATCCACCTCGGCAAAGCCCAGCGGCGCAATCAGCGATCCCTCCTGAATCTCCTTTCTCACCAGGATCTGTGGCGTCATGATAATGCCCATGCCGCTGCGTGCCGCCTGGATTGCCAGCGTCAGATTATCGAAGTGCCGTCCGGCCCAGAAATCACCGCGTGCCCCGGTTTTTTTCGCCCACTCAGCCCAGGCGTGCAGCTTGGTATCGGCATGCAGCAGCGGCAGGGTGGCGAAATCGGTTTCGTAGGTGAAACGGTTGGCGAACTCCGGCGAACAGACCGGGCCAATATAGTCGACGGTAATCAGCGTGGCAGCGATGTCGTCGCCTACCGGCTGTTCGTGGCTGACGATCAGCAGGTCGCATTGTTCATTACGAACGCGCTCAATGTCGACATGGGTCTGGAAGGTCAGGGCGATCTCGGCGTGGCGGCTGGTAAAGCGGCTGATCCGTGGGATCAGCCACTGGGCAAGAAAGCTGGGGGCGCAGGAAATGGTCAGGCTGTGCAGATTACGTGCGCGGATCTTTTCGCAGGTTGATTCAATTTCGCCGAAGGTTTGTATGCAGCAGACCTTCAGCCGTTCGCCGTCCGAGGTCAGCTGTACCCGACCGCCGACGCGCAGAAACAACGGCTTATCTAACCACTCTTCCAGCAGTTTGATTTGATGGCTGACCGCGCTATGCGTTACGTGCAGTGATTGTGCAGCAAGGCTAAAGCTTTGATGCAGCGCCGCCTGATGAAAATAGCGCAGAGCGCGCAGTGAAGGTAGTCCGGACATGATCCCATCCGTTAGAAAATCTCACATCCAGTGTCTGTTTATATCATTTTAAAGTCCAGCCGAATTTACCTACTCTGAGCCCGGAGTTGCCAGCCGCTCAACGGCCCGGTGAGGATTTTTTCTCGTTTAACTCCAGATACATACAGCGATATTTTTTCTTGTCAGCCCACGATTACGTACAACAGCTATGTGAAGGAAAGGAAAATGACAACTCAGTATTCCGTAAAACCACAGCTCGTAATGTTTACCGGTGGTCGCGATAGTACGCTGGCAGCGTGTTATCTGATGTTACAGGGTATCCCTGTGCACCTCTGGTCAGGAAACAGCGGATGTTCACTGCATCGTGGAATTTTAGCGCATCGCGTTGATGAATTAAGAAACCGCTTCGGGGATTTGGTCGTCGATCATACCGTTGCTGATATCAGTGGGGCATTCCGCTCGATTGCCATCGAAAACCTGGAAAGTGACATTCTTAAGTACCGAAAAAACCTCGTTCTTCTCGGTGAAAAGTTAGCTATTCACGCCCATCTTGTTGATTTCTGCCACCGCACCGGCATTAACACCATTAACGATGGTATCACCCACTACCAGATGGAGTTCCCGGAGCAGCGTCAGGTGGCGAAGGCATTCCTGGTGGAGATGATGGCCCAGTACGACATCAACTATCAGTCACCCATCTATGAATTCGCCCAGTCGGCGGACGACGTGAAATACCGCCTGCTGCAGCTGGGGATTTCCACCAAGTCGCTGGAAGGGATCAGTATTTTCGCCGACAGCTTCTCCACCCCTTCGGACGAGGTGATCCTCGCCTATCTGCGTGAAAAAGCGCCGCTGGCGCAGAACATCGTGCGTTTCCTGTCCGGTGAAACCCTGCTGACGCCGGTGCTGAAAGCCAGCGCCGTTGCCTGAGTTAATTCGTTAATCGCGGCGTAACCGCAGGGTTACGCCGCGCGGAGTTTGCCATGAAAGTTATCGTTAAATGCGCAGCCATAATCATCAATCAACGCTCGCTGCTGCTGACGCGTAAACGCGGTACCCATATTTTTATCTCTCCGGGCGGCAAGCCGCTGGCCGGGGAAGATCACCTCAGCTGCCTGAAGCGTGAACTGGAGGAAGAGCTGGGGGTGGAGGTTAAAGCGTTCCGCCCGTTTGGCCTGTTCCACGGGCGGGCCGAGTTTGAACAGGCAGCCATTGAAAATCATGTTTATCACGTTGAAATCAGCGGCCAGCCGCGTGCGGGGTCTGAAATCGAAGAGATCGCCTGGGTGAACTATCGGCAGCCGCCGTGTGAGATCGCCGTGGGGTCGATTTTTCGCGATAACGTGATGCCGCTTCTTTTCCAGCAGGAGTTAATTAATTAATGGATAACTCCTCACTTTCCCTTGAGTTACAGCAGGTCCACGGTGATCGGTTTTATAAGCGAGCGCGTATGCTGAGAGATGAACTCCGCGAAGAACTCACCCGCGTGTATGGACTGGAAAAATACGAGCTGTTTTTTGTCCAGTCGGTGCGGGTCGGGCTGGTTATTCTGTCCCATCTGTTTCACAAGCAGGAAACCACCCTGTGCCTGGCCCGGCATTCCCACTACCAGCCGGTCAGCGAGCTGTTTAACTTCCCGAACACCCATTTTACCGGGCCGGGTGCGGTGCCGATTATCACCCACGTCAATCCCTACACCGCCCAGGTCAACGGCCTCAAGGGCTGCAAGGGGAAAGGCGTTGTCGACGCTTCCCACAGCTTTGCCACCTGCCGCCACGGTGAGCTGATTGCCGACAGCTCAATCTTTGTTGCGCCGCTGCACAAGCACGCTTCCCTGACTATCGGGCTGGCGATTATTGCCCTGCGCCCGGAAGACTTCAGCACCCTGATGCGCAGTGAACTGCTGCTGTTTGAGGAGTCCACCGCGTCCGATAAGCCGCTGATCGAGGCGCTGGACAACCTCCGCCGCCCCGACTGGCAGGCGTTCAATATGGCCAGCGTCGGCGCCATCAGCCTGAAGGACGTGGGCGGTATGGATTTTGATTCAATCGGTACGGCGGGCGGCCCGTTCAGCTGCTTCAGCGTGCCGCCGCTCAGCGAGGCGTTGAAAAAGCAGGTGAAAGCCGCCGGAGCGAGCTATTTCGAACAGACCGGCACGCTGCGCCTCTCCTGCTGGGCGCGCGGTGACGGCAGTCAGCCGGTCATAAAGACGGACGACGCAATACAACAACTACGCGCCCTGTGGGAGGGGAAATGAAAAACGCACTGCCGGTGAATGGCAACCTGATTGGCATTCTGGGGGGCATCATCCTCAGTACCGATTCCGTGTTTATCCGCATGATGGGCATTGAAAATTCGTGGCTGATAGTGGCGCTGCGCGGCATCTTTATGTGGGGCATGTGCTTGCTGGTCTGGCTGCTGTGGCGGCAGAGCCGCTCAACGCTGGGAACCCCCTGGCTGACCCAGGACAACGCGCTGTCGACGCTGTTTTTCTGCATCTCTTCGGCCTGCTTCGTCAATGCGCTTAATCGCGGCAGCGTGGCGACGGTACTGGTGATTATCTCTTCCACGCCGTTTATCTCGGCGCTGATTTCGCGCCTGCTGTTTAAGATGAGCATTGACCGCAGCGTAATGCTGGCGTCGCTGGCGGGCATCCTCGGCGTGGCGGTGGTGATGTCCGGCCACAGTGCGGGCCACGGCGGGATCGCCAACCTTTACGCGCTGGGCACGGCGGTTTCCATGGCGCTGGCCTTTATTTTCACCTCTCGCGTCACCGGCGGCACGGCCGGGCTGCCTTCACTGGGGGCGATACTGGCTTCCGTGGTGATTGCACTGTGGTCCGGCAACGACCTCCTCGAAAGTCTGAAAATGCTCACGCCCGCGCAGTACGGCTGGTCGATTGCCGAAGGCGCGCTGATTATGCCGCTGGCAATGGGATTGATCACTTTATCCACCCGTTTTGTTTCTCCGGCCAATGCCGGGCTGTTTCTCCTGCTTGAGACGGCGCTGGCTCCGCTATGGATGTTTCTGTTTATGAATGAAATCCCTACGATTCATGCAGTTATTGGCGGGGCAATCATTATTCTGGCGGTGGTGTCGCAGACGGTTTATGCACGTCGCAGGGCCAATCCACAGCGCTACGCGAATGCAGGATAGCCGCGCGGTTCCTTGTGATGAGCGGGCCATAATGTTATGTTCATGCACTTGGATAAAGTGATCATATAAGCAATTCGCAAGGGGATTTACGCAATGCGTATTATTCTGCTCGGGGCTCCGGGTGCAGGTAAGGGGACTCAGGCTCAGTTTATTATGGAGAAATACGGTATTCCGCAAATCTCCACGGGTGACATGCTGCGCGCCGCTGTAAAAGCCGGTTCGGAGTTAGGTCTGAAAGCCAAAGAGATTATGGATGCTGGTAAACTGGTGACTGATGAACTGGTTATCGCGCTGGTCAAAGAGCGTATCGCTCAGGAAGACTGCCGTAACGGTTTCCTGCTGGACGGTTTCCCGCGCACTATCCCTCAGGCTGATGCCATGAAGGAAGCGGGCATCAAAGTTGACAACGTGCTGGAGTTCGCTGTACCTGACGAACTGATCGTTGAGCGTATTATCGGTCGTCGCGTTCATGCGCCATCCGGCCGCGTGTACCACGTGACTTTCAATCCACCGAAAGTGGAAGGCAAAGACGACGTGACCGGTGAAGAGCTGACCACGCGTAAAGATGACCAGGAAGAAACCGTACGTAAACGTTTGGTTGAGTACCATCAGATGACCGCACCGCTGATTGCTTACTACAGCAAAGAAGCCGAAGCGGGCAACACGGCGTACAACAAGATCGACGGCACGCGTAAAGTGGCCGAAGTCAGTGCTGAGCTGGCAAAAATCCTCGGTTAAGTCTGAAAGGGGCCGGATAATTCTGGTCCCCTTTTACAGCAATTGGTTTTTCCCCCGCAATTTTCCGCTAGAATGAGTCTCGTTTTCATCTCCGCTGATGCCATCAAAAGGAATAACAATGAGGCAAGATAAGCCAGGCGTACTGCTGGTCAATTTAGGCACACCCGATGCGCCGACCGCACCTGCAGTAAAACGATATCTTAAGCAGTTCCTCAGTGATAAACGCGTGGTGGATACGCCGCGCTGGCTGTGGTGGCCCATTCTGAATCTTGGCATTCTGCCGATCCGCTCGCCGCGGGTGGCAAAACTCTATGCCTCAGTCTGGACCGATGAAGGTTCACCGCTGCTGGTGTTCAGCAAGCGTCAGCGCGATGCGCTGGCGGCCAGGCTGGATATCCCGGTTGCGCTGGGCATGAGCTACGGCAATCCGAGCCTGAAAAGCGCCGTCGATGAGCTGATGGCTCAGGGGGTCAACAGGCTGATCGTCCTGCCGCTGTATCCGCAGTTCTCCTGCTCAACCGTGGCATCGGTATGGGATGGCCTCAGCAGCGTATTTGCCGGATACCGCAGCCTGCCAACGGTGCATTTCATCCGTGACTATGCCGATCATCCTGCCTACATCGCCGCGCTGAAGGCGTCGGTCGAGCGCTCCTTCGCGCAGCACGGCAAACCGGACCTGCTGCTGGCGTCGTTCCACGGCATCCCTCAGCGCTTTGCCAATGAGGGCGATGATTATCCACTGCGCTGCCATGACACCTTTGAGGCATTGAAAACCGCGATGGGTCTGAGCGACAGCGAAGCCATGCTGACCTTCCAGTCGCGTTTTGGGCGTGAGCCCTGGCTGACGCCGTACACCGACGAAACCATGCAGGGCCTGCCCGCTAAGGGCGTGAAGCACGTACAGGTCATGAGCCCGGGCTTCTCGTCAGACTGTCTGGAAACGCTGGAAGAAATCAACGAGCAGAACCGTGAATTCTTCCTGCACGCGGGCGGCACGCGGTTTGAATATATTCCGGCGCTGAACGATGATGAAGCGCATATCACTATGATGCAGGAACTGGTCAATCAGTACCGCTAACCGATGAGGCGATCGGCCCTTCACCGCCGATCGCCTCGTTGCGCAATTATGCTATGATTGCCGCCTGCTTCCCCTTCTGGTCCTGCAATTATGAAATTCCCCGGTAAACGTAAATCCAAACACTATTTTCCCGTCAGCGCGCGCGATCCGCTGCTGCAGGTTGCTCAGCCGGAAAATGAGGCGGCAAATAGCTGGATAGTGGGCATCGACCAGATCCTTGTAGATATCGAAGCCAAAGTCGATGATGACTTTGTGCACCGCTACGGCCTCAGCGTCGGTCATTCGCTGGTGATTGAAGATGAAGTCGCCCAGGCGCTGTACGAAGAGCTGATGCGCGATAATCTGATCACCCATCAGTTTGCCGGTGGCACCATCGGCAACACGCTGCACAACTATTCCGTACTGGCCGACGACCGCTCGGTGCTGCTGGGCGTGATGTGCAACCATATCCAGATTGGCAGCTACGCCTATCGCTACCTGTGCCATACCTCCAGCCGTACCGACCTGAACTACCTGCAGGGCGTTGACGGCGCAATCGGCCGCTGCTTCACGCTGGTGGGCGACAACGGCGAGCGCACCTTCGCTATCAGCCCGGGCATGATGAACCAGCTGCGCGCTGAAAGCGTGCCGGAAGAGGTTATCGCCGGGGCATCGGCGCTGGTGCTGACCTCCTACCTGGTGCGCTGCAAGCCGGGCGAACCGATGCCGGAAGCGACTATGCAGGCCATCCACTATGCCAAAAAGCATAACGTGCCGGTGGTGCTCACGCTCGGCACGAAATACGTGATTGCCGATAATCCGCAGTTCTGGCGCGACTTTATGCGCGATCACGTGTCGATCGTGGCGATGAATGAAGACGAGGCCTTTGAGCTGACCGGCGAAAGCGATCCGCTCCAGGCATCGAATATCGCCCTCGACTGGGTGGATCTGGTGCTCTGCACCGCCGGACCCAACGGTCTGTATATGGCCGGGTTCACGGAGGAAGAGGGCAAGCGCACCACCCGCCATCCGCTGCTGCCCGGCGCCATCCCGGAGTTTAACCAGTACGAATTCAGCCGCGCCATGCGCCATCAGGACTGCACCGTCCCGCTGCGGATTTTCTCCCATATTGCGCCCTACATGGGCGGGCCGGAAAAAATCATGAACACCAACGGTGCCGGCGACGGCGCGCTGGCGGCGCTGCTGCACGATATTACCGCCAACAATTTCCACCGCAGCAACGTGCCCAACTCCAGCAAACACGGGCGCAGCTATCTGACCTACTCCTCGCTGGCACAGGTGTGTAAGTACGCTAACCGCGTCAGCTATCAGGTGTTGAACCAGCATTCACCGCGCCTGTCGCGTGGCCTGCCGGAGCGGGAAGACAGCCTGGAAGAGTCTTACTGGGAACGTTGATGCGGGGAGAGGGAAGACGGGCGGAGCAGATGAAATCCGCCGCTCTGATATCTCCGGCGGTGAGCCGGTGAGTTAAAAAGGGACGACGCCAAGTCGTCCCTTTTTACGGGCATCAGATCGGGCACTCTGCCGGCGCTTCAACCGGGTTGAGCAGGATCAGATTGAGCATGCTGTTGGCGATCTCACGCTCGCCCATCACCACGCGGTCAGCTCCGCGCTCCATAATGTAATCCACTTCATCGTCGTAATGGGCGCGGGCGATAATCTCAATGTTCGGGCGCTTCTCACGGGCGGCGGTGACAATTTCCCCGGCCTCATAGCCGTTCGGGATGGTCAGCAGCATCCAGCGCGCGCAGTCGAGTCGCGCCAGGTCCATGATGTCGCTCCGGGCGGCGTTGCCTAAAACCGCTTTGATGCCCTGCTCGCGCAGCGCTTCGACGCGCGGGCGGCTGTTCTCAACCACCACAATCGGGATACCGGCTTCCATCAGGCGGCTGCCCAGCAGGCTGCCAACCCGGCCAAAACCGACCACGACGGCGTGATTGCACAGGTCCACCGGGATCTGCTTCTCTTCTTCGATCGCCTCTTCCATGGTCTGTTCTTCAATGGTTTCGGTTTTTTCCAGATAGCGTTCCAGCAGGGCAAACAGGATGGGGTTCAGCATAATCGACAGAATGGCGCTGGCCAGCACCAGGTTGCGGCCGGTTTCCGGCAGCAGGTTCAGGGATACGCCTAATCCCGCCAGGATAAAGGCAAATTCACCGATTTGCGCCAGGCTGACTGAAATGGTCAGCGCCGTACGTTTGGAGTGGCCAAACAGTCGCACCAGGAACAGCGCGGCAAGAGATTTACCGAAGACGATAATCGCCAGCGCGCCCAGCACCGCCAGTGGCTGCTGCACCAGAATCATCGGGTCAAACAGCATGCCGACCGACACAAAGAACAGCACCGCAAAGGCGTCGCGCAGCGGCAGCGTATCGTGGGCGGCGCGGTGGCTCAGCTCGGACTCGTTAAGCACCATACCGGCAAAGAAGGCACCCAGCGCGAAGGAGACATCAAAGAACTCTACCGCCCCGAAAGCAATACCCAGCGCCAGCGCCAGTACCGCCAGGGTAAACAGCTCGCGTGAGCCGGTTGCGGCGCTGCGGGCGAGGATCCACGGCACCACGCGGCGGCCAACCACCATCATCAGCACCATAAAGGCCACCACTTTACCGATGGTGATCACCAGATCGAACAGCAGCAGGCCGATGCTGGCGTTGCCTTCCTCAAACATGCCGGCAATAGCGGGCAGCAGCACCAGCGCCAGCACCATCACCAGGTCTTCCACAATCAGCCAGCCGATGGCAATCTGCCCGCGCTGGCTGTCAATCAGCTGACGTTCTTCCAGCGCGCGGAGCAGCACCACCGTACTCGCGGTGGAAAGGCACAGCCCGAACACTAATCCGGTGAGCATCGACCAGCCCATTGCCCAGGAAAGGCCCATTCCCAGCAGCGTCGCCACGGCTATCTGTGCGATAGCGCCGGGAATGGCGATCGACTTTACCGCCATCAGGTCTTTTAAGGAGAAGTGCAGACCCACGCCAAACATCAGCAGGATCACGCCCAGTTCGGCCAGTTCGGGAGCAAGATTGGTATCAGCGACAAAGCCTGGAGTGAAAGGGCCAGCAAGGACGCCAGCCAGCAGGTAACCTACAAGGGGAGAGATGCGCAGGCGGTTAGCCAGCATACCGAGGAGGAAGGCGAGAACTAAGCCTCCTACGATGGTGGTGATAAGCGGTGTGGTGTGGTGCATGCCTGTCTCCTTATGTATGCCTGCTCGTCATACTTCAAGTGGCAGATGCCCTGCTTGTTGCCCTGGTCACTGTGCGATCCGTGCGCCGGGCGGGTGGGCCTTCCGCTGTACTGCAACTCGAATGATTGAGAGTATAAATGTGTCCAGTTGTAAGTTTTCAGTGTATGGCATAATCCGCCCTGGCGCTTGTGTTTATTGAGACTAAGGGAAAAAAATATGAGCCATACGGTGAAAGTTGTCAGTAAGTGCGATTTTAGACACTTATCAGATTACAGTGCTGGTGTTACCGGAGCGTGAACCGGTGCAAAAATCAGACAATTGCACCGGTAAGGGACTATTTACGCCGGTTATCAGGCAGGAAAGCCGTGAGAATGCCGAGAAGCGGCAGATAAGCGCAGATTTGGTAGACCAGTTCGATACTGGTGTGGTCGGCCAGCAGACCGAGCAGGGCGGCACCCAGCCCGCCCATGCCGAAGGCAAAACCAAAAAACAGTCCGGAAACCATACCGATACGTCCCGGCATCAGCTCCTGGGCATAGACCAGAATGGCGGAAAACGCGGAAGCCAGCACGAAGCCGATAATCACCGACAGCACCCCGGTCCACAATAAGTTCATATGCGGCAGCAGCAGCGTAAAGGGCGCAACGCCGAGAATAGACGCCCAAATCACGCGCTTACGGCCAATCTTATCGCCAATCGGGCCACCGATAACCGTCCCTGCCGCCACGGCAAACAGGAAAATAAACAGATGCAGCTGTGCGTTCTGTATCGACAGACCGAATTTTTGCATCAGATAGAAGGTGTAATAGCTGCTCAGGCTGGTGAGATAAAAATACTTCGAAAAAATCAGCACCAGCAGAATGCTTACCGCAAAGGCCACCTGGCGACGCGGCAGCGGGCTGACGGTGACCGCCGTGTTCTTTTTCGCCATCTGGTTTTGCGTCTGATACCAGCGGCTGATTTGCAGCAGCACCACAATTGCCAGCAGCGCCGCCAGCGAGAACCACGCAACGTTACCGCGGCCGTAAGGGGAAATCACCAGCGCGGCCAGCAGCGGGCCGAGGGAGCTGCCAAAGTTACCGCCCACCTGGAACAGCGACTGCGCCAGGCCATGACGCCCGCCGGAGGCCATCCGCGCCACGCGCGAGGACTCGGGGTGGAATACCGACGAACCGGTGCCCACCAGCGCGGCTGCCAGCAGCACGGTGGCGAAATTCCCGGCCAGCGCGAGCAGGATCAGGCCGGAAAGCGTAAAGCCCATGCCGATGGGCAGAGACCACGGCTGCGGATGCTTATCGGTGTAGTGGCCGATAAGCGGCTGCAGCAAAGACGCGGTGAGCTGATAGGTCAGGGTGATCAGGCCGATCTGCACGAAGCTGAGCGAAAAATCGTCACGCAGCAGCGGATAGATCGCCAGGATCAGCGACTGGATCATATCGTTAAGCAGATGGGCAACGCTGATGGCACCGAGAATGCCAAACGCGGTACGCCGGACGGGCGAGGGGGAAGAAGAGAGCGGGGATTCACTTGCCATTAAATTAACCTGTCATCCATTTATGTTTTTATACGTGCAGCGGGGGGAATCACTGCAAAGCCCTCTGTTATAGCGAACAATCTCAGCGAGAGTAATTACCATTAAGAGCTATTTCCGCGCTGTGGTTGCGGCTCTGTCACAAAAAGTGAATACTTTTGCTGATTATTTTGCCAAAGCCGCTATTTTGCGGATTTAATTGCGGTTATTGAACAAGGAGAAGCGGTGTGACCCGATTTAACAAACCTGTTTTGAGTCTGCTGGCGGTAGCGCTGCTCAGTGCCCCGCTGATGGCGCAGGCCTGGGTGAAGGACCGAACCTATAAATTCACCGTGCTGCACACCAACGATCATCACGGTCGGTTCTGGAACAACGAACACGGCGAATATGGCCTGGCAGCACAGAAAACGATGATGGATAAGATCCGGCTTGACGTGCAGTCGCACGGCGGTGCGGTCCTGATCCTCTCCGGCGGCGATATCAATACCGGCGTACCGGAATCCGATCTGCAGGACGCCGAGCCTGATTTTCGCGGTATG
The sequence above is a segment of the Erwinia sp. SLM-02 genome. Coding sequences within it:
- a CDS encoding MFS transporter, coding for MASESPLSSSPSPVRRTAFGILGAISVAHLLNDMIQSLILAIYPLLRDDFSLSFVQIGLITLTYQLTASLLQPLIGHYTDKHPQPWSLPIGMGFTLSGLILLALAGNFATVLLAAALVGTGSSVFHPESSRVARMASGGRHGLAQSLFQVGGNFGSSLGPLLAALVISPYGRGNVAWFSLAALLAIVVLLQISRWYQTQNQMAKKNTAVTVSPLPRRQVAFAVSILLVLIFSKYFYLTSLSSYYTFYLMQKFGLSIQNAQLHLFIFLFAVAAGTVIGGPIGDKIGRKRVIWASILGVAPFTLLLPHMNLLWTGVLSVIIGFVLASAFSAILVYAQELMPGRIGMVSGLFFGFAFGMGGLGAALLGLLADHTSIELVYQICAYLPLLGILTAFLPDNRRK